In Aegilops tauschii subsp. strangulata cultivar AL8/78 chromosome 3, Aet v6.0, whole genome shotgun sequence, one genomic interval encodes:
- the LOC109731553 gene encoding uncharacterized protein, whose product MDHRKQQQQRSPSPRSGGSSGKHGGKGGSKAGGGGSKKPIKVVYISNPMRVKTNAAGFRALVQELTGRHADPSKYNTDDGFDDGGTAQELSLSPEGSAAGSTPDAGAPGPAATGGQPELAGAAFGDGDGDREDEEDIFGSQLLDNDYAVFSPPPLLYDYPHSNQV is encoded by the coding sequence ATGGATCACcggaagcagcagcagcagcggagCCCCAGTCCCCGGAGCGGCGGCAGCTCGGGCAAGCACGGCGGCAAGGGGGGcagcaaggcgggcggcggcggcagcaagAAGCCGATCAAGGTGGTGTACATCTCCAACCCCATGCGGGTCAAGACCAACGCGGCGGGCTTCCGCGCCCTCGTCCAGGAGCTCACGGGCCGCCATGCCGACCCCTCCAAGTACAATACCGACGACGGCTTCGACGACGGCGGCACGGCGCAGGAGCTCAGCCTCAGCCCCGAGGGGAGCGCGGCCGGGTCGACGCCTGACGCGGGCGCCCCCGGCCCCGCCGCCACTGGAGGGCAGCCGGAGCTCGCCGGGGCGGCGttcggcgacggcgacggcgaccgcgaGGACGAGGAGGACATCTTCGGATCGCAGCTGCTGGACAACGACTACGCCGtcttctcgccgccgccgctcctctACGACTACCCGCACAGCAACCAGGTGTAG